The proteins below come from a single Mercenaria mercenaria strain notata chromosome 3, MADL_Memer_1, whole genome shotgun sequence genomic window:
- the LOC123523626 gene encoding cysteine-rich secretory protein LCCL domain-containing 2-like, protein MKTLQTYLIVSLVPYCACVLLNIRPFQRAILQAHNFYRRNEPASNMRLLRWDRYLELRAARWSETCYFEHQRGGLGENLSYFSSTGRPVPPRSVIQRSIGLWAAEKRLYRWSRGCGAACHYTQLIWARTSRVGCSLSFCPVMRVGRGQIQRNAMYFACFYAPAGNYIGQYPFIPGRRCSRCGRGEACVGGLCAGRIQRFFGRRRRRSVKMSSKKEFMGIVSEKSQGI, encoded by the exons ATGAAGACTTTACAGACATATTTGATTGTGTCATTGGTGCCATATTGCGCATGCGTATTGCTCAACATCCGTCCATTTCAAAGGGCAATTCTACAGGCGCACAACTTTTACAGACGAAATGAACCTGCCTCAAACATGAGACTTCTT AGATGGGACCGTTACTTAGAGCTTCGAGCTGCCAGGTGGAGTGAAACGTGTTACTTTGAACATCAAAGAGGCGGTCTTGGAGAAAATTTATCTTACTTTAGCAGTACTGGGCGTCCTGTCCCTCCGCGATCTGTGATACAGCGGTCTATCGGACTGTGGGCTGCTGAGAAACGTCTTTACCGTTGGTCTAGAGGGTGTGGGGCTGCCTGTCACTATACCCAG ttgatatgGGCTCGAACGTCAAGAGTTGGATGTTCATTAAGTTTCTGTCCGGTAATGAGGGTAGGTCGAGGACAGATTCAAAGAAATGCGATGTATTTTGCTTGTTTCTATGCACCAGC TGGTAATTATATTGGTCAATACCCATTTATACCTGGACGACGGTGCTCAAGGTGTGGTCGAGGCGAAGCTTGTGTTGGCGGTCTCTGTGCAG GTCGCATTCAAAGATTTTTTGGCCGCCGGCGAAGACGTTCAGTGAAAATGTCAAGCAAAAAAGAGTTTATGGGAATTGTGTCAgagaaatctcaaggaatttag